A region from the Pelobates fuscus isolate aPelFus1 chromosome 1, aPelFus1.pri, whole genome shotgun sequence genome encodes:
- the GART gene encoding trifunctional purine biosynthetic protein adenosine-3, whose product MGENILVIGSGAREHALAWKLAQSTRVKQVLVAPGNAGTANSGKISNTAAPTGDHAQLTEFCKTNSINLVVVGPEAPLAAGIVDDLTAAGVRCFGPTAKAAQLESSKSFSKDFMDRHGIPTARWKSFTSAPEACSFITNADFPALVVKASGLAAGKGVIVASTKEEACKAVNEILTDKVFGEAGETVVVEELLEGEEVSCLCFTDGIHVAPMPPAQDHKRLMDGDKGPNTGGMGAYCPAPQVSKDLLANILENVLYKTVNGVRADGFKYTGVLYAGLMLTKDGPKVLEFNCRFGDPECQVILPLLKSDLYDLIQAILDGELVNAMPVWLEDHAAVTVVMASGGYPGNYAKGLEITGFEKTKLLGLEVFHAGTALKDGKVVTNGGRVLTVTSIKRGLLAALLEANQGVSALHFEGAVYRKDIGFRAISYLQKTRSLTYKDSGVDIAAGNTLVQRIKPLATATARTGCNPELGGFAGLFDLKAAGFIDPLLVSGTDGVGTKLKVAQACNKHDTIGQDLVAMCVNDILAQGAEPLFFLDYFACGKLDVGVAESVVSGIANACKMAGCALLGGETAEMPGMYAKDEYDLAGFAVGAVERVFVLPRMERIRERDVVIGIASSGLHSNGFSLVRKILDKLSLNFSSPAPPCCGKQTFGELLLTPTKIYAQSLLPILRSGEIKAYAHITGGGLVENIPRVLPPSLGVILNALCWKIPPIFSWLQKHGNLTMEEMVRTFNCGIGAILILENDICDMVLDEVYKSEEAWLIGTVTTRDKVSSPVEVRNFMEALHRTDPEPQPLLMELKYIIEDTLTRGRVPVAVLISGSGTNLEALIRTSVGPSSSAFIALVISNKAGVEGLNRAQNARIPTLVIDHKQYSSREDFDSAIDKALCDNRIELICLAGFMRILSGMFVNKWRGKILNVHPSLLPSFRGANAHKEVLAAGVRVTGCTVHFVVEEVDAGAIICQEAVPVELDDSVETLSERVKKAEHRAYPRALQMVTSGEASLGEDGKIKWNIKKNKC is encoded by the exons ATGGGTGAGAACATCCTGGTAATTGGCAGCGGTGCCCGGGAGCATGCTCTAGCATGGAAGTTGGCACAGTCCACTCGCGTGAAACAAGTGCTTGTTGCTCCAGGAAACGCAGGCACAGCTAACAGTGGAAAGATCTCAAATACAG CGGCTCCCACCGGCGATCACGCACAGCTCACTGAATTCTGCAAGACCAATAGCATTAACCTTGTTGTGgttggtcctgaggctccccttGCTGCAG GTATTGTTGATGATCTGACGGCGGCTGGGGTGAGATGCTTTGGACCCACTGCCAAGGCAGCCCAACTTGAATCCAGTAAGAGTTTTTCCAAAGACTTTATGGACCGACATGGTATCCCTACAGCTCGGTGGAAATCCTTCACTAGTGCGCCAGAGGCCTGCAGCTTTATCACAAA TGCGGATTTTCCAGCGTTGGTTGTAAAGGCGAGTGGCCTGGCGGCTGGTAAAGGAGTGATTGTAGCCTCTACGAAGGAGGAAGCTTGCAAAGCTGTTAATGAAATCTTGACG GATAAAGTGTTTGGAGAAGCTGGCGAAACAGTTGTGGTGGAAgagctgctggagggggaggaagTTTCT tgtttgtgttttactGATGGGATCCATGTTGCCCCGATGCCACCAGCACAAGACCATAAAAGGCTAATGGATGGTGACAAAGGACCCAATACAGGAGGGATGGGAGCGTACTGTCCGGCGCCCCAG gtttcTAAAGATTTATTGGCGAATATCCTGGAGAATGTTTTGTATAAAACGGTTAATGGAGTAAGAGCAGACGGTTTCAAATACACTG GTGTGCTGTACGCAGGGCTTATGCTCACAAAGGATGGACCAAAAGTGCTCGAATTCAACTGTAGATTCGGGGACCCAGAGTGTCAG gtAATTCTTCCCCTACTTAAGAGTGATCTATATGACCTGATCCAGGCAATCCTTGACGGTGAACTGGTTAACGCCATGCCGGTTTGGCTAGAAGACCATGCTGCTGTTACTGTAGTTATGGCCAGTGGTGGCTACCCTGGCAACTATGCCAAAGGCTTGGAGATCACTG GATTTGAGAAGACAAAACTCCTTGGTTTGGAAGTGTTTCATGCAGGCACTGCCTTGAAGGATGGGAAGGTGGTGACCAATGGAGGCAGAGTTCTTACTGTAACTTCTATAAAGAGAGGTCTTCTCGCTGCACTATTGGAGGCCAACCAAGGTGTATCTGCCTTGCATTTCGAAGGCGCTGTGTACCGTAAAGACATTGGTTTCCGTGCAATTTCCTATCTCCAGAAAACCAG GTCTCTAACATACAAAGACAGCGGCGTTGACATTGCGGCTGGGAACACCCTTGTGCAGAGAATTAAACCACTTGCTACAGCTACAGCCAGAACTG GCTGTAATCCGGAGCTTGGCGGTTTCGCTGGCCTTTTTGACCTGAAAGCTGCTGGATTTATAGATCCCCTCCTTGTATCTGGGACAGACGGTGTTGGAACCAAACTGAAG gttgCCCAAGCATGTAATAAACATGATACCATCGGCCAGGACTTGGTAGCAATGTGCGTCAATGACATCTTGGCACAGGGCGCAGAGCCACTGTTTTTCCTGGATTATTTTGCGTGTGGGAAACTTGACGTGGGAGTGGCGGAATCTGTGGTGTCTGGAATTGCCAATGCCTGTAAAATGGCTGGCTGTGCTCTTCTGG GAGGTGAGACTGCTGAGATGCCTGGCATGTATGCCAAAGACGAGTATGATCTAGCAGGCTTTGCTGTGGGTGCCGTGGAGAGGGTGTTTGTGCTGCCACGGATGGAAAGGATACGAGAGAGAGACGTGGTTATTGGAATCGCTTCTTCAGGACTTCACAGTAATGGTTTCAGTCTTGTGAGGAAGATTCTCGACAAGTTATCCCTAAATTTCTCTTCTCCAGCTCCTCCATGCTGTGGAAAGCAGACCTTTG GAGAGCTTTTGTTGACACCGACCAAAATCTATGCCCAGAGCCTGCTTCCTATCCTCAGATCGGGGGAAATTAAGGCCTACGCTCACATCACCGGAGGTGGACTGGTGGAGAACATCCCAAGGGTTCTACCTCCATCCTTGGGAGTCATTTTGA ATGCTCTGTGCTGGAAAATACCTCCCATATTCTCCTGGCTTCAGAAACATGGAAATCTTACAATGGAGGAGATGGTCCGTACTTTTAACTGTGGGATTGGCGCCATATTGATCTTGGAAAACGACATCTGTGACATGGTACTTGACGAGGTGTATAAAAGCGAGGAAGCCTGGCTTATTGGAACAGTGACCACGCGTGACAAAG TCTCTAGCCCTGTTGAAGTAAGGAATTTTATGGAAGCTCTACACAGGACAGATCCTGAGCCACAGCCCCTCCTCATGGAGTTGAAATACATCATTGAGGACACCCTGACGCGTGGAAGAGTACCCGTGGCTGTACTAATCTCCGGCTCAG gaacaaATCTCGAGGCTTTAATAAGGACATCAGTGGGCCCCAGTAGTTCTGCATTCATTGCTTTAGTGATCTCTAACAAAGCTGGTGTGGAGGGACTGAACAGGGCACAAAATGCAAGAATTCCTACATTG GTTATTGATCACAAGCAGTACAGCAGCCGTGAGGACTTTGACTCTGCCATTGATAAAGCCCTCTGTGACAACCGAATTGAGCTTATCTGCCTTGCTGGGTTCATGAGGATTTTATCTGGAATGTTTGTCAACAAGTGGCGTG GGAAAATCCTGAATGTCCATCCGTCCTTGTTACCATCTTTTAGGGGGGCGAATGCACACAAGGAGGTGCTGGCAGCCGGTGTGAGAGTTACTGGTTGTACTGTGCACTTTGTAGTg GAAGAGGTAGATGCTGGAGCGATTATATGCCAGGAAGCTGTTCCTGTGGAGTTGGATGATTCTGTGGAGACACtgtctgaaagggttaaaaaggcAGAACACAGAGCGTACCCCCGGGCTCTGCAGATGGTGACCAGTGGGGAGGCATCACTCGGAGAAGATGGAAAAATAAAGTGGAATATAAAAAAGAACA